The sequence AAGACACCCGCATCCGCGCCTCGGTGCCGGCCATCCAGGCCGCGCTCGACGCCGGCGCCGCCGTGATGGTCACCTCCCACCTCGGCCGCCCGACCGAGGGCGAATTCAAGCCGGAAGATTCGCTCGCGCCGGTCGCGAAGCGCCTGGCCGAGCTGCTCGGCCGCGACGTGCCGCTGGTCGCGAATTGGGTCGAGAACGGCGTGAACGTCGCGCCGGGCTCGGTCGTGCTGCTCGAAAACTGCCGCGTGAACAAGGGCGAGAAGAAGAATTCCGACGAGCTTGCGCAGAAAATGGCGAAGCTCTGCGACGTCTACGTCAACGATGCGTTCGGCACCGCGCACCGCGCCGAGGCCACCACGCACGGCATCGCGAAGTACGCGCCGATTGCTTGCGCCGGCCCGCTGCTCGCGGCCGAGCTCGACGCGCTCGGCAAGGCGCTCGGCAACCCGAAGCGCCCGCTCGTGGCGATCGTCGCGGGCTCGAAGGTGTCGACCAAGCTCACGATCCTCAAATCGCTGGCCGAGAAGGTCGATCAGCTGATCGTCGGCGGCGGCATCGCGAACACGTTCATGCTCGCGGCCGGCCTCAAGATCGGCAAGTCGCTGGCGGAAAGGGATCTGGTCGACGAAGCGAAGGCGATCATCGAAGCGGCCCGCGCGCGCGGCGCGTCGGTGCCGATCCCGAGCGACGTCGTCACCGCGAAGGAATTCGCGCCGACGGCCGCCGCCGTGACCAAGCCCGTGAGCCAGATCGAAGACGACGACATGATCCTCGACATCGGGCCGGAGACCGCCAAGGCGCTCGCCACCCAGCTCGGCAGCGCGGGCACCATCGTCTGGAACGGCCCGGTCGGCGTGTTCGAGTTCGACCAGTTCGGCAACGGCACGAAGACGCTCGCCGAGGCGATCGCGAAGTCGCCCGCGTTCTCGATCGCCGGCGGCGGCGATACGCTCGCGGCGATCGCGAAGTACGGCATCCACGACAAGGTCAGCTATATCTCCACGGGCGGCGGCGCGTTCCTCGAGTTCCTCGAGGGCAAGAAGCTGCCCGCGGTCGAAGTGCTCGAAGCGCGGGCCTGATCGTGGCGGCGCGCGCTCCCTCGGGTAAGCCGGCCAAGCTTGTACGGCCGGCTAAGGCGAAGTCCGGCGCACGTGTCGCGCCGGGCGCAGAAGCAGTTGCAAACGCCACCGCAATCGCATCGGCCGCGGCGTCAGCCCGCCCGGCCGATGTGACGGAAAACCCAACCACAGCTTCGGCGATTGACCCCCCCACCGCGCGCCCCCGCGGTCAGTCCGCCGAGCAAGCAGTCGATTCAGCCGTCCCGGCAGCCGCGCAAGCGGCGGCCGTTGCAGTGTCCCAACCGGCGGCGCAGCGCGGTGCGAAAGCACCGGCTGAGCCTGCTGGCGCAGCAGCTCCCTTTCTGACCGACCATGAGACGCCGGCCCGTACCGGCGCAATCCAGCCGGCTGCACCGTCCGCGGCGCAGCCATCGCACCCGACTCGCAGCGTTGTTAATCCCAGCGATTCCACTCAGACGAGGAGACTCATGCATCGCGCCACCAAGATTGTCGCCACCATCGGCCCGGCATCCAGCACGCCGGAAATTCTGCTGCAGATGATTCAAGCCGGGGCCGACGTGGTGCGGCTCAATTTCTCGCACGGCACGGCCGACGATCACCGCCAGCGCGCCGAATTCGTGCGCGAGGCGGCGCGCATCGCGGGCCGCGAGGTCGGCATCATGGCGGACCTGCAGGGGCCGAAGATCCGTGTCGGCAAGTTCGAAAACGGCAAGACCACCCTCGTTCCGGGCCACCCGTTCATCCTCGACGCCGCCTGCGAGCTCGGCAACGACGATCGCGTCGGCCTCGACTACAAGGATCTGCCGCGCGACCTGAAGGCGGGCGACGTCCTGCTCCTGAACGACGGCCTCATCGTGCTGACGGTCGAGCGCGTGATCGGTGAAGAGATCCACACGATCGTGAAGGTCGGCGGCGAGCTGTCGAACAACAAGGGCATCAACCGCCAGGGCGGCGGCCTGACCGCGCCGGCCCTGACCGCGAAGGACATGGAGGACATCAAGACGGCGATGTCGATCGGCGTCGAGTTCATCGCGGTGTCGTTCCCGAAGAACGCGACCGACATGGAGATGGCGCGCCAGCTTTCGAACATCGCGGGCATGCCGTATGGCATCAAGCCGAAGATGATCGCGAAGATCGAGCGCGCCGAGGCGATTCCGGTGCTGCAGGGCATTCTCGACGCGTCGGACGGCATCATGGTCGCGCGCGGCGATTTGGCGGTCGAAGTCGGCAACGCGGCGGTGCCCGCGCTGCAAAAGCGCATGATCCGCATGGCGCGCGATTCGAACAAGTTCGTGATCACCGCGACCCAGATGATGGAATCCATGATCCACGCGCCGGTGCCGACGCGCGCCGAAGTGTCGGACGTCGCCAACGCCGTGCTCGACGGCACCGATGCGGTGATGCTGTCGGCCGAATCGGCCGCGGGCAAATACCCGGTGCAGACGATCGAGACGATGGCCGCGATCTGTGTCGAGGCCGAGAAGTCGGAACACGTCGAGCTCGATAAGGATTTCCTCGACCGCACCTTCACCCGCATCGACCAATCGATCGCGATGGGCGCGCTCTTCACCGCGTACCACCTCGGTGCGAAGGCGATCGTCGCGCTCACGGAATCGGGCTCGACCGCGCTGTGGATGTCGCGTCACTGGACTCACGTGCCGATCTTCGCGCTCACGCCGCGCATCAACAGCCAGCGCGCGATGGCGCTCTACCGCAACGTGACGCCGCTGCCCGTCGAGTCGAACAACGACCGCGACGCGGCGCTGCAGCGCGCGCTCGAAGTGGTGGTGTCGAAGGGCCACGCGTCGCGCGGCGACATGGTCGTGCTGACCGTCGGTGAGCCGATGGGGCAGGCCGGCGGTACGAACACGCTGAAGATCGTGCGCGTCGGCGAGGCGTTCTGAGCGTCTGTCGAATGCCGCATTTTTTCGCGCTTTTTTTGCCGCATTTGCCGTGATAGGAACGAAGTTTGCGGCGCCGGCCATGAGCCGGCGTTCGCAAACGCACCGGGGCGCGATGCGCTTCGCGATAAAATTGCGCCTAACCGCACCGGCGCCGCACCTCGGCCGCCGCCAAGCAAAAAGATTCGTTCAATCCAAGGAGTACAAGCATGCCTCTCGTATCAATGCGTCAACTGCTGGATCACGCAGCCGAAAACGGCTACGGGCTGCCCGCGTTCAACGTGAACAACCTGGAGCAAGTGCAGGCGATCATGGCCGCCGCCGACCAGGTCGGCGCGCCCGTCATCATGCAGGCGTCGGCCGGCGCGCGGAAATACGCGGGCGAGCCGTTCCTGCGTCACCTGATCGAAGCGGCGATCGAGTCGTACCCGCACATCCCGGTCGTGATGCACCAGGACCACGGCCAGTCCCCGGCGGTGTGCATGGCGGCGATCCGCAGCGGTTTTACCAGCGTGATGATGGACGGCTCGCTGGAAGCCGACGGCAAGACGGTCGCGTCGTACGAGTACAACGTCGAGGTCTCGCGCAAGGTCATCGAAATGGCGCACGCGA comes from Trinickia violacea and encodes:
- a CDS encoding phosphoglycerate kinase — protein: MSQVLRLSDLISEGKLSGKRVFIRADLNVPQDDDGNITEDTRIRASVPAIQAALDAGAAVMVTSHLGRPTEGEFKPEDSLAPVAKRLAELLGRDVPLVANWVENGVNVAPGSVVLLENCRVNKGEKKNSDELAQKMAKLCDVYVNDAFGTAHRAEATTHGIAKYAPIACAGPLLAAELDALGKALGNPKRPLVAIVAGSKVSTKLTILKSLAEKVDQLIVGGGIANTFMLAAGLKIGKSLAERDLVDEAKAIIEAARARGASVPIPSDVVTAKEFAPTAAAVTKPVSQIEDDDMILDIGPETAKALATQLGSAGTIVWNGPVGVFEFDQFGNGTKTLAEAIAKSPAFSIAGGGDTLAAIAKYGIHDKVSYISTGGGAFLEFLEGKKLPAVEVLEARA
- the pyk gene encoding pyruvate kinase; this encodes MHRATKIVATIGPASSTPEILLQMIQAGADVVRLNFSHGTADDHRQRAEFVREAARIAGREVGIMADLQGPKIRVGKFENGKTTLVPGHPFILDAACELGNDDRVGLDYKDLPRDLKAGDVLLLNDGLIVLTVERVIGEEIHTIVKVGGELSNNKGINRQGGGLTAPALTAKDMEDIKTAMSIGVEFIAVSFPKNATDMEMARQLSNIAGMPYGIKPKMIAKIERAEAIPVLQGILDASDGIMVARGDLAVEVGNAAVPALQKRMIRMARDSNKFVITATQMMESMIHAPVPTRAEVSDVANAVLDGTDAVMLSAESAAGKYPVQTIETMAAICVEAEKSEHVELDKDFLDRTFTRIDQSIAMGALFTAYHLGAKAIVALTESGSTALWMSRHWTHVPIFALTPRINSQRAMALYRNVTPLPVESNNDRDAALQRALEVVVSKGHASRGDMVVLTVGEPMGQAGGTNTLKIVRVGEAF